In Eubalaena glacialis isolate mEubGla1 chromosome 3, mEubGla1.1.hap2.+ XY, whole genome shotgun sequence, the following are encoded in one genomic region:
- the PLEKHA6 gene encoding pleckstrin homology domain-containing family A member 6 isoform X6, producing the protein MDSTQEGAVYFINHNERRNTFLHPLTGQVPEENKKFDLKISTLDMSNKAGGKHPTTTNSDLSNHNMVSEVPPERPSVRATRTSRKAIAFGKRSHSMKRNPSAPVTKAGWLFKQASSGVKQWNKRWFVLVDRCLFYYKDEKEESILGSIPLLSFRVAAVQPSDNISRKHTFKVTVCWVNEAGDSSTHCLSPQAEHAGVRTYFFSAESPEEQEAWIQAMGEAARVQIPPAQKSVPQAARHNHEKPDSENIPPSKHHHQPPQNSLPKPEPEAKTRGEGDGRGCEKVERRPERPEVKSEPLVKANGVHAGPEPASDPGSPYPEGPRVPGGGERPTQPNGWQYSSPSRPGSTAFPPQDSESGGHRQSFPPRANPDKIAQRKSSMNQLQQWVNLRRGVPPPEDLRSPSRFYPVSRRVPEYYSPYSSQYPDDYQYYPPGVRPDSICSMPAYDRISPPWALEDKRHSFRNGGGPAFQLREWKEPAGYGRQDGTTWIPSPSRQPVYYDELDAASGSLRRLSLQPRSHSVPRSPSQGSYSRARIYSPVRSPSARFERLPPRSEDIYADPAAYVMRRSISSPKYDYLGDRRPVPAGLFPYNYPPSPTVHDKMVPPYPEVFRDSLHTYKLNEQDTDKLLGKLCEQNKVVREQERLVQQLRAEKESLESALMGTHQELEMFGSQPAYPEKLLHKKESLQNQLISTRVELSQATTALANSTMEYEGLEAEVSALHDELWEQLSLDLQNEVLNRQIQKEIWRIQDVMEGLRKNNPSRGTDTAKHRGGLGPSGTYSSNSPASPLSSTSLTSPLSPFSLVSGSQGSPTKPGSNEPKASYEQSKKDPHQTSPLDTTRDIGLVPTRQEVEAEKQAALNKVGIVPPRTKSPTDEEVTPSRVVRRSASGLTNGLSSRQERPKSAVFPGEGKVKMSVEEQIDRMRRHQSGSMKDKRRSLQLPASPAPEPSARPAYKVVRRHRSIHEVDISNLEAALRAEEPGGQAYETPREEIARLRKMELEPQHYDVDISKELSTPDKVLIPERYIDLEPDTPLSPEELKEKQKKVERIKTLIAKSSMQNVVPVGEGDLVDVPQDSESQLQEQEKRIEISCALATEASRRGRMLSAQALAEANAVKLHRATF; encoded by the exons GCCACCCGGACGTCCCGCAAGGCCATTGCTTTCGGCAAGCGCTCGCACTCCATGAAGCGGAACCCCAGTGCTCCTGTCACCAAGGCAGGCTGGCTTTTCAAGCAG GCCAGCTCCGGGGTTAAGCAGTGGAATAAGCGCTGGTTCGTCCTGGTAGATCGCTGCCTCTTCTACTATAAAG ATGAGAAGGAGGAGAGCATCCTGGGCAGCATCCCCCTCCTGAGCTTCCGGGTGGCTGCGGTGCAGCCCTCAGACAACATCAGCCGAAAACATACCTTTAAG GTGACTGTGTGCTGGGTGAACGAGGCTGGGGACAGTTCCACGCACTGCCTCTCCCCACAGGCTGAGCACGCCGGGGTCCGCACCTACTTCTTCAGTGCCGAGAGCCCCGAGGAGCAGGAGGCCTGGATCCAGGCCATGGGGGAGGCTGCCCGAGTACAGATCCCCCCAGCCCAGAAGTCGGTGCCCCAAGCTGCACGTCACAA CCACGAGAAGCCAGACTCTGAGAACATCCCACCCAGcaaacaccaccaccaacccccccaAAACAGCCTTCCCAAGCCTGAACCAGAGGCCAAGACTCGAGGAGAGGGTGATGGCCGAGGCTGCGAGAAGGTGGAGAGGAGGCCTGAGAGGCCTGAAGTCAAGAGCGAGCCTCTGGTGAAAGCCAATGGTGTCCACGCTGGACCAGAACCAGCCTCAGACCCGGGCAGCCCTTACCCTGAGGGCCCAAGGGTCCCAGGAGGGGGGGAGCGGCCCACCCAGCCCAATGGCTGGCAGTATAGCTCCCCAAGCCGGCCGGGGAGCACAGCTTTCCCACCTCAGGACTCAGAGAGTGGGGGGCACCGGCAGAGCTTCCCGCCACGTGCCAACCCCGACAAAATCGCCCAGCGCAAGAGCTCCATGAACCAGCTTCAGCAGTGGGTGAACCTGCGCCGAGGGGTGCCCCCTCCTGAAGATCTTCGGAG TCCCTCTAGGTTCTACCCTGTGTCCCGTAGGGTCCCTGAGTATTACAGCCCCTACTCCTCCCAGTACCCTGATGATTACCAGTACTACCCGCCAGGGGTACGGCCCGATAGCATCTGCTCCATGCCGGCCTACGATCGGATCAGCCCACCCTGGGCCCTGGAGGACAAGCGGCACTCCTTCCGGAATGGAGGCGGCCCCGCCTTCCAGCTGCGGGAGTGGAAGGAGCCTGCCGGCTATGGGCGGCAGGATGGCACCACCTGGATCCCCAGCCCCTCCCGGCAGCCTGTCTATTACGATGAACTGGATGCCGCCTCCGGCTCCCTGCGCCGCCTGTCCTTGCAGCCCCGTTCCCACTCTGTGCCCCGCTCGCCAAGCCAGGGGTCCTACAGCCGCGCCCGCATTTACTCCCCCGTCCGCTCACCCAGTGCCCGTTTCGAGCGGCTGCCGCCTCGCAGTGAGGACATCTATGCTGACCCTGCTGCCTATGTGATGAGGCGATCCATCAGCTCCCCCAAG TATGATTACCTGGGAGACAGGCGGCCAGTCCCTGCAGGACTGTTCCCCTACAACTACCCACCATCCCCCACGGTCCACGATAAGATG GTCCCTCCATACCCAGAAGTGTTCCGGGACAGCCTCCACACCTACAAGCTAAACGAGCAAGACACAGAT AAGCTGCTGGGCAAGTTGTGTGAGCAGAACAAGGTGGTGAGGGAGCAGGAACGGCTGGTGCAGCAGCTCCGAGCTGAGAAG GAGAGCCTGGAAAGTGCCTTGATGGGGACCCATCAGGAGCTGGAGATGTTTGGAAGCCAGCCTGCCTACCCGGAGAAGCTGCTGCACAAGAAGGAGTCGCTGCAGAACCAGCTCATCAGCACCCGGGTGGAGCTGTCTCAGGCAACCACG GCCCTGGCGAACAGCACCATGGAGTACGAGGGCCTGGAGGCAGAGGTCTCTGCCCTGCACGACGAGCTCTGGGAGCAGCTCAGCTTGGACCTTCAG AATGAGGTGCTCAACCGACAAATCCAGAAGGAGATCTGGAGGATCCAGGATGTGATGGAGGGGCTGAGGAAGAATAACCCATCCCGGGGCACAGACACAGCCAAGCACAGAG GAGGACTTGGCCCCTCAGGCACCTACAGCTCCAACAGCCCCGCCAGCCCTCTCAGCTCCACCAGCCTCACCAGCCCCCTGAGCCCTTTTTCATTGGTGTCTGGCTCTCAGGGGTCCCCCACTAAGCCCGGGTCCAATGAG CCCAAGGCAAGCTATGAGCAAAGCAAGAAAGACCCCCACCAGACATCACCCCTGGACACCACTAGAGACATCGGCCTTGTGCCCACCAGGCAAgaggtggaagcagagaagcaGGCAGCTCTCAACAAAG TTGGCATTGTGCCCCCTCGGACAAAGTCACCCACTGATGAAGAAGTGACCCCATCAAGGGTGGTGAGGAGGAGTGCCAGCGGGCTCACCAATGGACTCTCCTCCCGG CAGGAGCGCCCCAAGAGTGCTGTGTTCCCTGGTGAGGGCAAGGTCAAGATGAGCGTGGAGGAGCAGATTGACCGCATGCGGCGGCACCAGAGTGGCTCTATGAAGGATAAGCGGAGGAGCCTGCAGCTCCCGGCCAGCCCGGCCCCCGAACCCAGTGCCCGGCCTGCCTACAAAGTG GTGCGCCGTCACCGCAGCATCCATGAGGTGGACATCTCCAACCTGGAGGcagctctgagggcagaggagcCTGGTGGGCAGGCCTACGAGACACCACGGGAGGAGATTGCCCGGCTCcgcaaaatggagctggagccCCAGCACTATGATGTGGATATCAGTAAGGAG CTCTCCACCCCAGACAAAGTCCTCATCCCTGAGCGGTACATTGACCTGGAGCCTGACACTCCCCTGAGCCCAGAGGAGTTGAAGGAGAAACAGAAGAAGGTGGAGAGGATCAAGACGCTCATTGCCAAGTCCAG TATGCAGAACGTGGTGCCCGTCGGCGAGGGGGACCTTGTGGACGTGCCCCAGGACTCAGAGAGCCAGCTGCAGGAGCAGGAGAAGCGGATTGAAATCTCCTGTGCCCTGGCGACCGAGGCCTCCCGCAGGGGCCGCATGCTGTCTG CGCAAGCCCTGGCCGAGGCCAACGCCGTGAAGCTCCACAGAGCCACGTTCTGA
- the PLEKHA6 gene encoding pleckstrin homology domain-containing family A member 6 isoform X3, with amino-acid sequence MDSTQEGAVYFINHNERRNTFLHPLTGQVPEENKKFDLKISTLDMSNKAGGKHPTTTNSDLSNHNMVSEVPPERPSVRATRTSRKAIAFGKRSHSMKRNPSAPVTKAGWLFKQASSGVKQWNKRWFVLVDRCLFYYKDEKEESILGSIPLLSFRVAAVQPSDNISRKHTFKVTVCWVNEAGDSSTHCLSPQAEHAGVRTYFFSAESPEEQEAWIQAMGEAARVQIPPAQKSVPQAARHNHEKPDSENIPPSKHHHQPPQNSLPKPEPEAKTRGEGDGRGCEKVERRPERPEVKSEPLVKANGVHAGPEPASDPGSPYPEGPRVPGGGERPTQPNGWQYSSPSRPGSTAFPPQDSESGGHRQSFPPRANPDKIAQRKSSMNQLQQWVNLRRGVPPPEDLRSPSRFYPVSRRVPEYYSPYSSQYPDDYQYYPPGVRPDSICSMPAYDRISPPWALEDKRHSFRNGGGPAFQLREWKEPAGYGRQDGTTWIPSPSRQPVYYDELDAASGSLRRLSLQPRSHSVPRSPSQGSYSRARIYSPVRSPSARFERLPPRSEDIYADPAAYVMRRSISSPKYDYLGDRRPVPAGLFPYNYPPSPTVHDKMVPPYPEVFRDSLHTYKLNEQDTDKLLGKLCEQNKVVREQERLVQQLRAEKESLESALMGTHQELEMFGSQPAYPEKLLHKKESLQNQLISTRVELSQATTALANSTMEYEGLEAEVSALHDELWEQLSLDLQNEVLNRQIQKEIWRIQDVMEGLRKNNPSRGTDTAKHRGGLGPSGTYSSNSPASPLSSTSLTSPLSPFSLVSGSQGSPTKPGSNEPKASYEQSKKDPHQTSPLDTTRDIGLVPTRQEVEAEKQAALNKVGIVPPRTKSPTDEEVTPSRVVRRSASGLTNGLSSRERPKSAVFPGEGKVKMSVEEQIDRMRRHQSGSMKDKRRSLQLPASPAPEPSARPAYKVVRRHRSIHEVDISNLEAALRAEEPGGQAYETPREEIARLRKMELEPQHYDVDISKELSTPDKVLIPERYIDLEPDTPLSPEELKEKQKKVERIKTLIAKSSMQNVVPVGEGDLVDVPQDSESQLQEQEKRIEISCALATEASRRGRMLSVQCATPSPPTSPASPAPPANPLSSESPRGADSSHAMRV; translated from the exons GCCACCCGGACGTCCCGCAAGGCCATTGCTTTCGGCAAGCGCTCGCACTCCATGAAGCGGAACCCCAGTGCTCCTGTCACCAAGGCAGGCTGGCTTTTCAAGCAG GCCAGCTCCGGGGTTAAGCAGTGGAATAAGCGCTGGTTCGTCCTGGTAGATCGCTGCCTCTTCTACTATAAAG ATGAGAAGGAGGAGAGCATCCTGGGCAGCATCCCCCTCCTGAGCTTCCGGGTGGCTGCGGTGCAGCCCTCAGACAACATCAGCCGAAAACATACCTTTAAG GTGACTGTGTGCTGGGTGAACGAGGCTGGGGACAGTTCCACGCACTGCCTCTCCCCACAGGCTGAGCACGCCGGGGTCCGCACCTACTTCTTCAGTGCCGAGAGCCCCGAGGAGCAGGAGGCCTGGATCCAGGCCATGGGGGAGGCTGCCCGAGTACAGATCCCCCCAGCCCAGAAGTCGGTGCCCCAAGCTGCACGTCACAA CCACGAGAAGCCAGACTCTGAGAACATCCCACCCAGcaaacaccaccaccaacccccccaAAACAGCCTTCCCAAGCCTGAACCAGAGGCCAAGACTCGAGGAGAGGGTGATGGCCGAGGCTGCGAGAAGGTGGAGAGGAGGCCTGAGAGGCCTGAAGTCAAGAGCGAGCCTCTGGTGAAAGCCAATGGTGTCCACGCTGGACCAGAACCAGCCTCAGACCCGGGCAGCCCTTACCCTGAGGGCCCAAGGGTCCCAGGAGGGGGGGAGCGGCCCACCCAGCCCAATGGCTGGCAGTATAGCTCCCCAAGCCGGCCGGGGAGCACAGCTTTCCCACCTCAGGACTCAGAGAGTGGGGGGCACCGGCAGAGCTTCCCGCCACGTGCCAACCCCGACAAAATCGCCCAGCGCAAGAGCTCCATGAACCAGCTTCAGCAGTGGGTGAACCTGCGCCGAGGGGTGCCCCCTCCTGAAGATCTTCGGAG TCCCTCTAGGTTCTACCCTGTGTCCCGTAGGGTCCCTGAGTATTACAGCCCCTACTCCTCCCAGTACCCTGATGATTACCAGTACTACCCGCCAGGGGTACGGCCCGATAGCATCTGCTCCATGCCGGCCTACGATCGGATCAGCCCACCCTGGGCCCTGGAGGACAAGCGGCACTCCTTCCGGAATGGAGGCGGCCCCGCCTTCCAGCTGCGGGAGTGGAAGGAGCCTGCCGGCTATGGGCGGCAGGATGGCACCACCTGGATCCCCAGCCCCTCCCGGCAGCCTGTCTATTACGATGAACTGGATGCCGCCTCCGGCTCCCTGCGCCGCCTGTCCTTGCAGCCCCGTTCCCACTCTGTGCCCCGCTCGCCAAGCCAGGGGTCCTACAGCCGCGCCCGCATTTACTCCCCCGTCCGCTCACCCAGTGCCCGTTTCGAGCGGCTGCCGCCTCGCAGTGAGGACATCTATGCTGACCCTGCTGCCTATGTGATGAGGCGATCCATCAGCTCCCCCAAG TATGATTACCTGGGAGACAGGCGGCCAGTCCCTGCAGGACTGTTCCCCTACAACTACCCACCATCCCCCACGGTCCACGATAAGATG GTCCCTCCATACCCAGAAGTGTTCCGGGACAGCCTCCACACCTACAAGCTAAACGAGCAAGACACAGAT AAGCTGCTGGGCAAGTTGTGTGAGCAGAACAAGGTGGTGAGGGAGCAGGAACGGCTGGTGCAGCAGCTCCGAGCTGAGAAG GAGAGCCTGGAAAGTGCCTTGATGGGGACCCATCAGGAGCTGGAGATGTTTGGAAGCCAGCCTGCCTACCCGGAGAAGCTGCTGCACAAGAAGGAGTCGCTGCAGAACCAGCTCATCAGCACCCGGGTGGAGCTGTCTCAGGCAACCACG GCCCTGGCGAACAGCACCATGGAGTACGAGGGCCTGGAGGCAGAGGTCTCTGCCCTGCACGACGAGCTCTGGGAGCAGCTCAGCTTGGACCTTCAG AATGAGGTGCTCAACCGACAAATCCAGAAGGAGATCTGGAGGATCCAGGATGTGATGGAGGGGCTGAGGAAGAATAACCCATCCCGGGGCACAGACACAGCCAAGCACAGAG GAGGACTTGGCCCCTCAGGCACCTACAGCTCCAACAGCCCCGCCAGCCCTCTCAGCTCCACCAGCCTCACCAGCCCCCTGAGCCCTTTTTCATTGGTGTCTGGCTCTCAGGGGTCCCCCACTAAGCCCGGGTCCAATGAG CCCAAGGCAAGCTATGAGCAAAGCAAGAAAGACCCCCACCAGACATCACCCCTGGACACCACTAGAGACATCGGCCTTGTGCCCACCAGGCAAgaggtggaagcagagaagcaGGCAGCTCTCAACAAAG TTGGCATTGTGCCCCCTCGGACAAAGTCACCCACTGATGAAGAAGTGACCCCATCAAGGGTGGTGAGGAGGAGTGCCAGCGGGCTCACCAATGGACTCTCCTCCCGG GAGCGCCCCAAGAGTGCTGTGTTCCCTGGTGAGGGCAAGGTCAAGATGAGCGTGGAGGAGCAGATTGACCGCATGCGGCGGCACCAGAGTGGCTCTATGAAGGATAAGCGGAGGAGCCTGCAGCTCCCGGCCAGCCCGGCCCCCGAACCCAGTGCCCGGCCTGCCTACAAAGTG GTGCGCCGTCACCGCAGCATCCATGAGGTGGACATCTCCAACCTGGAGGcagctctgagggcagaggagcCTGGTGGGCAGGCCTACGAGACACCACGGGAGGAGATTGCCCGGCTCcgcaaaatggagctggagccCCAGCACTATGATGTGGATATCAGTAAGGAG CTCTCCACCCCAGACAAAGTCCTCATCCCTGAGCGGTACATTGACCTGGAGCCTGACACTCCCCTGAGCCCAGAGGAGTTGAAGGAGAAACAGAAGAAGGTGGAGAGGATCAAGACGCTCATTGCCAAGTCCAG TATGCAGAACGTGGTGCCCGTCGGCGAGGGGGACCTTGTGGACGTGCCCCAGGACTCAGAGAGCCAGCTGCAGGAGCAGGAGAAGCGGATTGAAATCTCCTGTGCCCTGGCGACCGAGGCCTCCCGCAGGGGCCGCATGCTGTCTG TGCAATGTGCCACCCCaagccctcccacctcccctgcctccccGGCTCCACCAGCCAACCCCCTATCGTCTGAATCCCCACGGGGCGCCGACAGCAGCCATGCCATGCGGGTCTGA